From the genome of Oxyura jamaicensis isolate SHBP4307 breed ruddy duck chromosome 2, BPBGC_Ojam_1.0, whole genome shotgun sequence, one region includes:
- the LOC118162440 gene encoding uncharacterized protein LOC118162440, with translation MPFSCCEGGVPVGGSFKTVLHGYREKHGCGEDAKPHNSRKRSLKNMNCSAMKLWMKLQGGNAGVCRRLGKGWKSAQLKWGAGHCALRPWESCPGCPHRKDLPYSSTRSRIVLLPNSPKMRHTGAPKSQEKKPHCEAFRGRAACGQPPPPRAPACFRLQPRWGFTAPELACGKQDRCLLAAFNPAPLARSSRRRDKMCLGARDVTPSVESGSILSFCHK, from the coding sequence GCTCTTTCAAAACTGTGCTTCATGGATACCGGGAGAAACATGGATGTGGAGAAGATGCAAAACCTCACAACTCCAGGAAGCGGAGCCTTAAAAACATGAATTGCTCTGCCATGAAGCTTTGGATGAAGTTGCAAGGGGGCAATGCTGGAGTCTGTAGGAGGTTGGGTAAGGGGTGGAAATCTGCACAGCTCAAATGGGGGGCCGGCCACTGTGCACTGCGGCCCTGGGAGAGCTGCCCAGGCTGTCCCCACAGGAAAGATCTCCCATACTCAAGCACTAGGTCGAGGATTGTTCTGCTACCGAATTCGCCAAAAATGAGACACACAGGGGCGCCAAAGTCTCAGGAAAAGAAACCTCACTGTGAGGCTTTTCGCGGCAGAGCTGCTTGTGGGCAGCCTCCTCCCCCACGAGCCCCAGCCTGCTTTCGTTTGCAACCACGCTGGGGCTTCACAGCCCCTGAACTTGCCTGTGGTAAGCAGGATAGATGTCTGCTTGCTGCTTTTAACCCTGCTCCTCTGGCCAGGAGTTCCCGAAGGAGGGACAAGATGTGCCTGGGTGCAAGGGATGTCACTCCCTCGGTAGAGTCAGGCAGCATTTTGTCCTTCTGCCACAAGTGA